The following proteins are encoded in a genomic region of Rudaeicoccus suwonensis:
- a CDS encoding AlbA family DNA-binding domain-containing protein has protein sequence MSMYASEADLRAAIARGDFEENHYREAKVIVEGSSRGTNKELARDLAQFALDGGTVVFGISEDKAARSFALAPFQVEAGVVERIEQIALTQCQPPLPVTPRFIPADEQDDPQLGYVVVEVPVSPAAPHMVDGKYLGRGHATKRYLSDSEVRGHHASRAADLEVADRRLNDLIAHDPLATEEGRNAHFFAVAIPLGASSAAVAADADRELAHTVYLAGCAGVQTSELMLSSYLTAFRVRGAGCVLASYASLGDDDQLAGLTDDEKQRSRLDGTAEFGVRHDGGVWAYHSRLSKKDGQQKTLFPDHLVQGVRIVVAGAAAWARIRQFHGSWSLGVAATGLAGAKAIDPGWTMMPILTDQDFRRTTQATTAELTSDVDAVVARLTDRFLAMCSQP, from the coding sequence ATGTCGATGTACGCCTCTGAGGCCGATCTGAGAGCTGCGATCGCTCGTGGGGACTTCGAGGAGAACCACTACCGCGAGGCCAAGGTGATCGTGGAGGGGTCCTCCCGAGGCACCAACAAGGAACTGGCACGGGATCTGGCGCAGTTCGCCTTGGACGGCGGCACCGTGGTCTTCGGGATCAGCGAGGACAAAGCCGCCCGATCCTTCGCCCTGGCACCGTTTCAGGTTGAGGCCGGGGTGGTGGAGCGGATTGAGCAGATCGCGCTCACCCAGTGCCAGCCACCGCTACCGGTGACACCACGCTTCATCCCGGCCGACGAGCAGGACGACCCGCAGCTGGGGTACGTGGTGGTCGAGGTGCCGGTCAGCCCGGCCGCACCACACATGGTCGACGGGAAGTACCTCGGCCGCGGTCACGCGACGAAGCGCTACCTGTCCGACAGTGAAGTGCGGGGACACCACGCCAGCCGAGCAGCAGACCTCGAGGTCGCCGACCGTCGCCTGAACGACCTCATCGCCCACGACCCTCTTGCGACCGAGGAAGGACGCAACGCGCATTTCTTCGCGGTCGCGATCCCTCTGGGAGCCTCGAGTGCGGCAGTAGCAGCCGACGCTGACCGCGAACTAGCCCACACGGTGTATCTGGCTGGATGCGCCGGAGTCCAGACCAGCGAACTCATGCTGTCCTCCTACCTAACTGCTTTCCGCGTCCGCGGGGCTGGGTGCGTGCTGGCGTCATATGCGTCGCTCGGCGACGACGACCAACTCGCCGGACTCACGGATGATGAGAAGCAACGGTCGCGCCTGGATGGCACCGCGGAATTCGGGGTGCGGCACGACGGGGGAGTATGGGCGTATCACTCGCGTCTGTCGAAGAAGGATGGGCAGCAGAAGACCCTCTTTCCTGACCATCTGGTGCAGGGCGTGCGAATCGTCGTGGCCGGGGCCGCTGCGTGGGCGCGCATTCGGCAGTTCCACGGGTCGTGGTCGTTGGGCGTCGCAGCTACCGGCCTGGCCGGTGCCAAAGCGATCGATCCCGGATGGACCATGATGCCGATCCTGACGGACCAGGACTTCAGACGCACCACCCAGGCGACCACCGCAGAACTCACGTCCGACGTCGACGCGGTGGTAGCACGGCTGACAGACCGCTTCCTGGCCATGTGCAGTCAGCCATGA
- a CDS encoding IS3 family transposase (programmed frameshift): protein MPKPYPKEFRDDVVAVAGKGDAPLKQIAKDFGISEGCLSNWMKKADIQDGNRPGLTEIDRSELREANKRIRLLEQENEVLRRAAAYLSQANLPKIVFPLVREVAATGAPDSRVRVPVAVACRVLDLSTQGYYKWLKDPVSQRDWDDAHVIDVIHQIHQDDPTLGYRFIADELADAGIAASENRVWRLCSTAGVFASHHRRRGASGKPGPAVHDDLLATVGDHGRVRHDFVGAAHRPNQIWLTDVCEHPTREGKLYLCAVKDCYSNKIVGYSIDSRMKSGLAAAALRNAIALRSPENTIVHSDRGSQFRSKKVLRLLKNNGLRGSMGRVGSSSDNAAMESFFSLLQKNVLNTRRWDTREELRLAIVAWIETKYNRRRRQRALGKLTPVEFEMIYAAADAA, encoded by the exons ATGCCCAAGCCCTACCCCAAGGAGTTCCGCGACGATGTCGTGGCTGTCGCTGGCAAGGGTGATGCTCCGTTGAAGCAGATCGCGAAGGACTTCGGGATCTCCGAAGGCTGCTTGTCGAACTGGATGAAGAAGGCCGACATCCAGGACGGCAACCGTCCTGGTCTGACCGAGATCGACCGGTCCGAGTTGCGTGAGGCGAACAAGCGGATCCGGCTCCTGGAGCAGGAGAACGAGGTCCTACGCCGTGCAGCGGCCTATCTATCGCAGGCGAACCTGCCG AAAATAGTCTTCCCGCTCGTCCGTGAGGTGGCCGCGACCGGTGCCCCCGACTCAAGGGTCAGGGTGCCGGTCGCGGTGGCGTGCAGGGTGCTCGACCTCTCCACCCAGGGGTACTACAAGTGGCTCAAAGACCCAGTGTCTCAGCGTGATTGGGACGACGCGCACGTCATCGACGTGATCCACCAGATCCATCAGGACGATCCCACCCTGGGCTACCGGTTCATCGCCGACGAGCTCGCCGACGCCGGTATCGCGGCATCCGAGAACCGTGTGTGGCGATTGTGCTCGACCGCAGGCGTGTTCGCCTCCCACCACCGCCGGCGGGGCGCATCGGGCAAGCCCGGCCCCGCTGTGCACGATGACCTGCTCGCGACCGTCGGCGATCACGGCCGGGTCCGTCACGACTTCGTCGGTGCCGCACACAGGCCGAACCAGATCTGGCTGACCGACGTCTGCGAGCACCCCACCCGCGAGGGCAAGCTCTACTTATGCGCGGTCAAGGACTGCTACTCCAACAAGATCGTCGGGTACTCCATCGACTCGCGCATGAAGTCGGGCCTCGCGGCCGCAGCGTTGCGCAACGCGATCGCGCTGCGCTCGCCCGAGAACACGATCGTGCACTCGGACAGGGGCAGCCAGTTCAGGTCGAAGAAGGTGCTCCGGCTGCTGAAAAACAACGGCCTACGCGGCTCGATGGGCCGTGTCGGGTCCAGCAGCGACAATGCCGCGATGGAGTCGTTCTTCTCGCTGCTGCAGAAGAACGTCCTGAACACCCGCCGCTGGGACACGCGGGAGGAACTACGCCTCGCGATCGTGGCCTGGATCGAAACAAAGTACAACCGCCGGCGTCGTCAGCGAGCCCTGGGCAAGCTCACCCCAGTCGAGTTTGAAATGATCTACGCGGCCGCAGACGCGGCCTGA
- a CDS encoding ribbon-helix-helix protein, CopG family has protein sequence MVSETVATTPGAVLEQVVRARVARAGSPGRPRLDPAEGRSGQSPRRQVRLPRALSDEVDRLAAAQGRDASSVMRDAIAEYVQAWMAKDGVSQ, from the coding sequence ATGGTCTCCGAGACGGTTGCGACCACTCCTGGCGCAGTGCTTGAGCAGGTAGTGCGGGCTCGAGTTGCGCGCGCAGGGTCCCCAGGCCGGCCGCGGTTGGATCCGGCTGAGGGCCGGTCGGGTCAGTCGCCGCGTCGGCAGGTGCGGTTGCCGCGGGCGCTGAGTGATGAGGTGGACCGGTTGGCCGCGGCGCAGGGTCGGGATGCGTCGTCAGTGATGCGGGACGCGATCGCGGAGTATGTCCAGGCGTGGATGGCCAAGGATGGGGTGAGCCAGTGA
- a CDS encoding beta strand repeat-containing protein — protein MCRRVLVTVVAFLLISLGLVAPASALVSTSVSGWSTTSSSAPAGYTFNFPVKVKTGEGYSARSIQVQRAQYGSSSWTTIANGTTAAGGSYIASVTVPSVARWAYRLYVPATTTAAGYLSPTRAIVGIKGAATTITGWQTASISTAVGTVIRVPVNVKTGSGHTTRPVWVQRAPYGSSTWTTLARGTTSSTGGWTATFATPSPGRWLFRIDVPVSTTASAAISAVRAVTGVPAPTVTGVAPSSGPASGGSAVTINGTNLTGASTVRFGTTAASGISVVSPTQLKVISPRVTTGSEVNVQVTTIGGTSAISTHDQFTYAAPPGPITITTGALPAATVGTVYSAGLTATGGTGAFNWKLTNGTLPTGLTINPVTGVITGTPTTPGNSAFTVTASDSAGTSASRSLTLTVSAAAPAITQISPASGPVAGGTTVTITGTNLNAASKVMFGQTAGTGLTTVSNTELTVTAPPATKASPVNITVTTTAGTSAIVPVDQFTYTAPCTPGSYVAQKHLSGTLTGSMVWGPACAGVYIIDPAGLQIAPGASLTITAGTIVKYTSNSQVPIGVSADATLTVSGTGGSPAVMTSIDDNTTGGTTGSGDPAASNSPAIDTTSSTAVIDISDLRLRYAGISNDFGALSVTGSSIYDGTVSSDTDQPVEITATSVAYTPTTINYASDPATNGTVGISITAATQNAVTPVITNDSVTGVTGVAYEITEPALLQADVSGDTASNNALNAIGISSGLSGVWTLTPSTLPLLALGTYSPAWGGAGDIEVLQGATLNLTAGTTVKYEPGWMSAVTVDAGGSLNAIGSDPSPVVITSVDDDSVGGTTGSGQPIASSLAPAIDLVAPSSEANLSRTTLKYESLSNDGGTLAVSNSVVYDGDIASQSDQPVTVTGTTVSYAPSTFGGCNSSAQGPGIQVIASTDAADTATVTNNTVSNVDSIAYSVSEPSMQQSDVTGNAASGNAINALGLSGGLNGIWNISPAGIPTALLPVNSGNWSFQSLSVLPQATVNIAPGVVMKSYPTGWSYLCVGGGNYGYFDVQAGGSLNFNGDASGPITLTAVDDNTVGGTTGTGAPSTSGIGNTGDGILLETGSEFAATSLNLKYGQIYNQGGSLAITHSTVYEGQIFSQSNESVAITGTTVASIPESFNYSTTSPLATVGITVLPEPNETAVAPIVTNNTVDDFAGIAYEIEGPDLLQNQLSGNQAVGNAINAFGVAGGLSGAWNINTSELPLALLSISNAWGDEVDITQGAQVSIDAGSVIKGYYNGWCQPCTDAGHPAGFDVQSGGSLSINGSSDNPIVYTSGDDNSVGGTTGTGNPGGTEGIEVDPGGSIAGSNFELKYGGLLFDGSSTELDNVTITGANTAVTVYDIPGQVIKMFNANLNNGSVGASVNIGGLEITGSITNMSTRAVEACDWQSMWTNTAGCAVEAYDVYWGDPNGAYGPVPALTGWSGWTITTASSLLSTSHVCGAVDADEYYSTAGAATVSDSAADLVSPNCDGSATPWSTVAQGYGQVVQAATNACGSVDATSCQAIKGYLTCFNAAENLAGSQAAVSIPGTASSTLNAVSAISTAAGNLNAAGFASFLGFASDVADAIGTVSDVANAYGTCQSSFATG, from the coding sequence ATGTGCAGACGTGTTCTGGTGACCGTAGTTGCTTTTCTGCTGATATCTCTTGGTCTGGTGGCTCCAGCATCGGCTCTGGTCTCCACGAGTGTGTCGGGCTGGTCGACGACTAGTTCGTCAGCACCGGCCGGTTATACCTTCAATTTTCCGGTGAAAGTAAAGACAGGAGAGGGCTACTCGGCCCGCAGCATCCAGGTTCAGCGGGCACAGTACGGGTCATCGTCTTGGACGACGATCGCGAACGGGACCACAGCCGCTGGGGGCTCATATATCGCCAGTGTGACCGTTCCCTCTGTCGCTAGGTGGGCTTATCGCCTTTACGTCCCGGCGACCACCACGGCGGCTGGATATCTCTCGCCCACCCGTGCCATCGTGGGGATCAAGGGAGCGGCGACGACAATCACAGGGTGGCAAACCGCATCAATCTCGACAGCCGTCGGCACGGTCATCCGGGTTCCGGTCAATGTAAAAACTGGAAGTGGGCATACGACTCGCCCTGTTTGGGTGCAGCGAGCACCCTACGGGTCATCGACGTGGACCACGCTTGCACGAGGTACTACGTCGTCGACAGGAGGGTGGACAGCAACTTTTGCGACACCGTCCCCAGGACGGTGGTTATTTCGGATTGACGTCCCTGTAAGCACTACAGCATCCGCAGCTATCAGTGCCGTCCGAGCGGTGACTGGAGTCCCAGCGCCGACGGTGACAGGGGTTGCGCCCTCCTCAGGTCCGGCTTCTGGCGGTTCGGCAGTGACAATCAACGGAACCAACCTCACTGGAGCTTCAACAGTCCGTTTCGGCACCACCGCAGCGTCAGGCATCAGTGTCGTGTCTCCAACTCAGTTGAAGGTCATCTCTCCCCGCGTGACCACCGGGAGCGAGGTCAACGTCCAAGTGACCACAATCGGAGGCACATCTGCGATCTCCACCCACGATCAATTCACTTATGCCGCTCCTCCCGGTCCAATCACAATCACTACCGGGGCGCTGCCCGCTGCCACCGTCGGAACGGTTTACAGCGCAGGTCTGACCGCCACCGGAGGGACAGGGGCATTCAACTGGAAACTCACGAACGGAACGCTTCCCACCGGATTGACCATCAATCCCGTGACTGGTGTCATTACTGGAACGCCCACAACACCCGGTAACAGTGCATTTACCGTTACAGCGAGTGACTCGGCCGGTACATCCGCCTCACGCAGCCTCACGCTCACTGTAAGTGCCGCAGCGCCAGCAATCACGCAAATCTCCCCAGCATCTGGACCTGTTGCAGGCGGCACTACCGTGACGATCACGGGCACCAACCTGAATGCAGCCTCGAAGGTCATGTTCGGACAAACTGCCGGCACCGGGCTGACCACGGTCTCGAACACGGAACTAACCGTCACAGCACCTCCAGCGACCAAAGCCTCTCCGGTCAACATCACGGTCACGACCACGGCAGGCACCAGCGCGATCGTCCCCGTCGATCAATTCACCTACACAGCCCCCTGTACTCCTGGAAGCTATGTCGCACAGAAACACCTCTCGGGCACTCTGACAGGCAGCATGGTATGGGGGCCAGCATGTGCCGGCGTCTACATCATCGACCCCGCAGGACTGCAGATTGCACCCGGTGCATCCCTGACCATCACAGCGGGAACGATCGTCAAATACACGTCCAACTCACAAGTACCAATCGGCGTCTCCGCCGATGCGACCCTGACCGTGTCGGGTACCGGTGGCAGCCCAGCGGTGATGACCTCGATCGACGACAACACCACAGGTGGAACCACAGGTTCGGGCGACCCCGCAGCGTCGAACAGCCCAGCCATCGACACGACGAGCTCGACAGCAGTCATCGACATCTCAGACCTGCGCCTCAGGTATGCCGGAATCAGCAACGATTTCGGCGCACTATCCGTAACCGGCTCGTCCATCTACGACGGGACCGTCTCATCGGACACGGACCAGCCGGTGGAAATCACCGCCACCTCGGTCGCCTACACCCCGACCACCATCAACTATGCATCGGACCCGGCCACGAACGGCACCGTTGGAATCAGCATCACGGCAGCCACACAAAACGCTGTCACCCCAGTCATCACGAATGACTCCGTCACGGGCGTGACCGGCGTTGCGTACGAAATAACCGAGCCCGCCCTCCTGCAAGCCGACGTATCCGGTGACACCGCCAGCAACAATGCACTTAATGCGATTGGCATCTCATCAGGGCTGAGCGGCGTATGGACACTCACTCCATCGACCCTGCCGTTACTCGCGTTGGGAACATACTCTCCTGCGTGGGGAGGCGCAGGAGACATAGAAGTCCTGCAAGGAGCCACGCTTAACCTCACAGCAGGCACCACAGTCAAATACGAACCCGGGTGGATGTCGGCGGTCACCGTTGATGCCGGCGGATCGCTGAACGCCATCGGATCCGATCCCTCGCCCGTAGTCATCACGTCCGTAGACGACGACAGTGTTGGAGGGACCACCGGGTCAGGACAACCAATCGCCTCCTCACTCGCCCCAGCAATTGATCTGGTCGCACCAAGCAGCGAAGCGAATTTGAGCCGAACCACCTTGAAGTACGAGTCCTTGTCCAACGATGGTGGCACTTTGGCGGTATCCAACTCCGTCGTCTACGACGGTGACATTGCCTCGCAAAGCGACCAACCCGTCACCGTCACCGGGACAACGGTCTCTTACGCACCATCAACGTTCGGCGGATGCAACTCCTCAGCCCAGGGACCTGGGATTCAAGTTATCGCTTCAACCGATGCCGCAGATACCGCCACGGTGACCAACAATACAGTGAGTAACGTCGACAGCATCGCATACTCAGTCTCTGAACCGTCAATGCAACAAAGTGACGTGACAGGAAACGCCGCTTCGGGGAACGCCATCAATGCACTCGGGCTGTCGGGGGGACTTAACGGTATCTGGAACATCAGCCCTGCAGGAATCCCTACCGCGCTCCTGCCCGTCAACTCGGGCAACTGGTCGTTTCAATCTTTATCCGTACTACCGCAGGCGACAGTCAATATCGCACCCGGTGTCGTAATGAAGTCCTACCCCACCGGCTGGTCTTACCTGTGTGTCGGCGGTGGGAATTATGGATACTTCGATGTCCAAGCAGGAGGCTCGTTGAACTTCAACGGTGACGCATCCGGGCCGATCACTCTCACCGCCGTAGACGACAATACAGTGGGCGGGACAACCGGTACCGGTGCCCCTTCTACCTCGGGTATTGGAAACACTGGCGACGGTATTCTCCTCGAAACCGGTAGCGAATTTGCCGCGACGTCCTTGAACTTGAAATACGGGCAAATTTACAATCAGGGCGGCTCACTCGCGATCACGCACTCAACGGTTTATGAGGGGCAAATATTCTCTCAATCCAACGAATCCGTAGCGATAACCGGCACGACTGTCGCCAGCATTCCGGAAAGTTTCAATTACAGCACCACCTCACCATTGGCCACGGTTGGAATTACCGTGCTACCGGAGCCAAACGAGACGGCAGTCGCGCCCATAGTGACAAACAACACCGTGGACGATTTTGCAGGAATCGCGTATGAGATTGAGGGGCCGGATCTCCTTCAGAACCAGTTATCCGGCAACCAAGCGGTTGGGAATGCGATCAACGCCTTCGGGGTGGCGGGCGGATTGAGTGGCGCATGGAACATCAATACGTCGGAACTTCCACTGGCATTGTTGAGCATCAGCAATGCGTGGGGAGATGAAGTTGATATCACCCAGGGGGCTCAGGTGTCGATAGATGCCGGGTCGGTGATCAAGGGTTACTACAATGGCTGGTGTCAGCCATGTACCGACGCAGGACATCCAGCTGGCTTCGATGTGCAGTCTGGAGGTTCGCTGTCCATTAACGGTTCGTCGGACAACCCGATCGTCTATACATCAGGAGACGACAACTCCGTCGGTGGAACAACTGGCACAGGAAACCCAGGCGGCACAGAAGGTATAGAGGTTGATCCTGGTGGTTCCATCGCTGGAAGCAACTTCGAACTCAAATACGGCGGCCTGTTGTTTGACGGATCTTCGACTGAACTCGACAACGTCACTATAACCGGAGCGAACACTGCGGTCACGGTATATGACATTCCCGGGCAGGTCATCAAGATGTTCAACGCGAACCTCAATAACGGCTCGGTCGGTGCCAGTGTCAACATCGGGGGTCTAGAAATTACAGGGTCTATCACAAACATGTCGACTCGTGCCGTCGAGGCATGCGACTGGCAGTCGATGTGGACCAACACTGCGGGCTGCGCAGTAGAGGCATACGACGTGTATTGGGGAGATCCTAACGGGGCATACGGTCCTGTCCCAGCGCTAACAGGATGGTCGGGTTGGACCATAACGACCGCTTCTTCCCTACTGTCCACATCCCATGTTTGCGGCGCGGTTGACGCAGACGAGTACTACTCCACTGCCGGAGCGGCAACAGTTTCCGACTCCGCAGCCGACCTTGTCAGCCCGAATTGCGACGGATCCGCAACGCCTTGGTCGACCGTCGCACAAGGCTACGGGCAAGTCGTACAAGCAGCCACAAACGCGTGTGGGTCTGTTGACGCAACATCATGCCAAGCAATAAAGGGGTACCTGACGTGCTTCAACGCGGCCGAAAACCTCGCGGGGTCGCAAGCCGCCGTAAGCATCCCAGGTACCGCATCGTCCACACTTAACGCAGTCTCGGCAATCTCAACGGCAGCAGGCAACCTCAATGCCGCCGGATTCGCCTCATTTCTAGGTTTCGCAAGCGATGTCGCGGATGCTATCGGCACAGTAAGTGACGTCGCCAATGCGTATGGAACTTGCCAAAGCTCGTTTGCGACCGGCTGA
- a CDS encoding ISL3 family transposase — protein sequence MSDPTGCGCARACSAGSCCARCDLLVGLPGLHVTDVGERDYGLIVTVESPAGLMGCAACGVVAESHGRRVHELIDAPSFGRPVRVRWRKRTWSCSEPSCGTKGFTEQDDRVAAPRALLTTRACWWAIRLIRRENASVQGIARQLGTTWRTVWSAIKPLLEAMDADPTRFNGVRTLGVDEHIWHHVSTIKRGPKELTGMVDLTRHQVTSGKNKGQWRVRARLLDLVPGRSGVVYADWLKARNHTFRDHIKVATLDPFQGYKNAIDDELEDATAVLDAFHVVKLGTDAVDDVRRRVQHDTLGHRGRKGDPLYSIMTILRCNPDRLTDKQKARLTAAINAHEAHEEVSIAWQAAQQLRSAYAAEDLATGRTIATKILDSFPNCPIPEIRRLGKTLNRWKEAFLAYFTTGRANNGGTEAINGLIELHRRVARGFRNRHNYRLRMLLIGGGLTHPEHLPPPQV from the coding sequence ATGTCTGACCCTACGGGGTGCGGGTGTGCCCGCGCATGCTCTGCTGGCTCGTGTTGCGCCCGGTGCGACCTATTGGTCGGCTTACCTGGCCTGCACGTGACCGATGTCGGCGAACGTGACTACGGGCTGATCGTGACGGTCGAATCACCGGCTGGGCTGATGGGCTGTGCCGCCTGTGGGGTGGTCGCCGAGAGTCATGGCCGTCGGGTTCACGAACTGATCGATGCGCCGTCGTTCGGGCGGCCGGTGCGAGTTCGATGGCGTAAGCGGACGTGGTCTTGTAGCGAACCTTCCTGCGGGACGAAGGGTTTCACTGAGCAGGACGATCGGGTCGCCGCGCCGCGGGCGCTGCTGACCACTCGGGCGTGCTGGTGGGCGATCCGCCTGATCCGCCGCGAGAACGCCTCCGTGCAGGGCATCGCGCGGCAGTTGGGCACGACCTGGCGCACCGTCTGGTCGGCGATCAAGCCGCTGTTGGAAGCGATGGACGCGGACCCGACCCGGTTCAACGGCGTGAGGACCTTAGGCGTGGACGAGCACATCTGGCACCACGTATCCACCATCAAGCGGGGACCCAAAGAGCTGACCGGGATGGTCGACCTGACCCGCCACCAGGTCACCTCCGGGAAGAACAAAGGACAGTGGCGCGTCCGGGCCAGGCTGCTGGACCTGGTACCCGGCCGATCCGGGGTCGTGTACGCCGACTGGCTCAAGGCCCGCAACCACACGTTCCGGGACCACATCAAGGTCGCCACGCTCGACCCGTTCCAGGGGTACAAGAACGCAATCGATGACGAATTAGAAGACGCTACAGCCGTATTGGACGCTTTCCACGTCGTCAAGCTTGGTACTGACGCCGTCGATGACGTGCGCCGCCGGGTGCAGCACGACACCCTCGGACACCGCGGCCGCAAAGGTGACCCGCTCTACTCGATCATGACCATCCTGCGCTGTAACCCCGACCGGTTGACCGACAAGCAGAAAGCCCGCTTGACCGCGGCCATCAACGCGCACGAGGCACACGAAGAAGTGTCCATCGCATGGCAAGCCGCCCAGCAACTGCGTAGCGCCTACGCCGCCGAAGACCTGGCTACCGGACGCACCATCGCCACCAAAATCCTCGACTCCTTCCCCAACTGCCCGATCCCCGAGATCCGCCGTCTCGGCAAGACCCTCAACCGGTGGAAAGAAGCATTCCTGGCCTACTTCACCACCGGCCGCGCCAACAACGGAGGCACCGAAGCGATCAACGGCCTCATCGAACTCCACCGCCGCGTCGCCCGAGGCTTCCGCAACCGTCACAACTACCGGCTACGCATGCTCCTCATCGGCGGCGGACTCACCCACCCCGAACACCTACCCCCACCGCAGGTATGA
- a CDS encoding antitoxin VbhA family protein: MTTHISAAQRKTLSGAELQRWMALAEKSQQLAGHFPDAEALGRTEAILRGELSYEEALEQIAAKYANG, translated from the coding sequence ATGACGACACATATCAGCGCTGCACAGCGCAAGACCTTGTCTGGTGCGGAACTGCAGCGGTGGATGGCGTTGGCGGAGAAGTCGCAGCAGTTGGCGGGGCACTTCCCCGACGCGGAAGCCCTGGGCCGTACCGAGGCGATTCTGCGGGGCGAGTTGTCGTATGAGGAAGCGTTGGAGCAGATCGCGGCCAAGTACGCGAACGGATGA
- a CDS encoding N-acetyltransferase, which produces MSTNDAALIAMLDEENDLAEDLVLTVTCRESRFARHDTSLLRWFTAHLATETLTEEDGADPVVTDVADAEVVLVSLQDGLAAAFLEADGIDGDISTPLEHLRHRGDDTTMARQLPGMSHVLILDQIEVPEQLRGRGYGTTMIREIVDHFDYLLPATVVLAWPSPTNLDDLDPFTARAAVGRMETVLDNVGMQRLDDSPFWCATLTQLHAVE; this is translated from the coding sequence GTGAGCACTAACGACGCCGCCCTGATTGCCATGCTCGACGAGGAGAACGACCTCGCCGAGGACCTGGTGCTGACCGTCACCTGCCGGGAGTCGCGTTTCGCGCGGCATGACACCTCGCTGCTGCGGTGGTTCACCGCGCACCTGGCCACCGAAACCCTCACCGAGGAAGATGGAGCGGATCCGGTCGTGACCGACGTTGCCGACGCCGAGGTGGTGCTGGTCAGCCTCCAGGACGGTCTCGCGGCGGCGTTCTTGGAGGCCGACGGGATCGACGGTGACATCTCCACTCCCCTGGAGCACCTACGACACCGAGGCGACGACACCACCATGGCCAGGCAACTACCTGGGATGAGTCACGTGCTGATCCTCGACCAGATCGAGGTGCCCGAGCAGCTGCGCGGCCGCGGCTACGGCACAACCATGATCCGCGAGATCGTCGACCACTTCGACTACCTCCTGCCGGCCACCGTCGTGCTGGCGTGGCCCTCCCCCACCAACCTCGACGACCTGGACCCCTTCACCGCCCGAGCAGCGGTAGGGCGAATGGAAACCGTGCTGGACAACGTGGGTATGCAGCGGCTAGACGACTCCCCCTTCTGGTGCGCCACCCTGACGCAACTGCACGCAGTCGAATAG
- a CDS encoding helix-turn-helix domain-containing protein has translation MGNEGLGGLLRELRTQDGLRQEDVATTLNISRSSLANMEAGRHVVTTDIQARLRVAYPAWAPALTSGRFIASAVSDNSSFVVDNLTIAYIFQESRSPSEIIQIRKVRAVRAGAERYSLGLKRTDGQSLTADTGILWGGFLDDVPSNGSGELVTTVNFGRPLRHGETHEFAVRSWVERDAEPSCDLFLTMTRPTKTASLHLVFAGKRAPGQAWSYGPIPPDSDPLSSTDPAANLLEATPDGNFSTAFEALKPAQQFGVSWAW, from the coding sequence GTGGGCAACGAGGGGTTGGGGGGTTTGCTGCGTGAGCTGCGGACACAGGATGGGCTGCGCCAAGAGGACGTAGCCACGACCCTGAACATCAGCAGGTCGTCCCTGGCGAACATGGAGGCTGGTCGGCACGTCGTCACCACTGACATCCAAGCCCGGTTACGTGTCGCATATCCGGCGTGGGCTCCGGCCCTAACCAGTGGCCGCTTCATCGCATCGGCGGTGAGTGACAACTCCAGCTTCGTCGTAGACAACCTGACGATCGCTTACATCTTCCAAGAATCCCGTTCCCCCAGCGAGATCATTCAAATCCGAAAGGTGCGAGCAGTCCGCGCTGGAGCAGAGCGGTATTCACTCGGCCTGAAACGCACGGACGGGCAGAGCCTGACCGCCGACACTGGGATCTTGTGGGGCGGGTTCCTCGACGACGTCCCCAGTAACGGTTCCGGTGAGCTGGTGACAACCGTCAACTTTGGTCGCCCCCTGCGGCATGGGGAAACACACGAGTTCGCGGTGCGATCCTGGGTTGAACGAGACGCCGAACCATCGTGCGATCTCTTCTTGACGATGACCCGACCCACTAAGACCGCGTCGCTGCACCTAGTGTTCGCAGGAAAACGCGCACCAGGCCAGGCGTGGTCCTACGGCCCGATCCCACCCGATTCCGACCCACTGTCCAGCACCGATCCCGCGGCCAACCTGCTGGAAGCCACCCCCGACGGGAACTTCTCCACCGCGTTCGAAGCGCTCAAACCAGCACAGCAGTTCGGCGTGTCGTGGGCGTGGTGA